The Neodiprion virginianus isolate iyNeoVirg1 chromosome 5, iyNeoVirg1.1, whole genome shotgun sequence genome contains a region encoding:
- the LOC124306449 gene encoding ATP-binding cassette subfamily C member 4-like isoform X4 yields MESTEERRDRKNLEERSNIFSRLIFGWTLPIFWKGARHNLTLQDLYDPLKSDESERLGNRLESEWKKELIKAERQFLLIKNGKKQPTPRPSLTWALIRVLWAPYAIQGLLIFVNVVVLRILQPIFQGWIINYFNDKEKQMTRNEALLYAGYLVVVTYGIIFTGRHNNLRTRQIGMCARVACCSLLYRKILRLDQTAMNNAIAGQVTNLMSNDVARLDDLLFYAQYIWLMPFQVLLIGYVMWQSVGVASLAGIGILLMHAIPFQWYLSNISAKLRSAIAPRTDKRVQFMSELISGIQVVKMYAWEKPFEFMVSKTRALEMKLIGNTTYLTGIRLSFTVLLEEITLFATLITFVLAGNTLTANSTFVIFTLFAALQLTSATFLPQAIVMARETAVSLERITDFLLLNEIKIPQKVKLESKHDRKCMERIKNEWLGKGIGIEMVNAATNWVYGYLPPTLSNVSIDVKSQSLSVLVGSVGSGKSSLLHLILGELKVGGGSFSFYTSVNGIKTNKDSGDIRISYASQDPWLFSASIRENILFGQPYDKIRYHEVTRVCALVKDFEQWPNGDSSFIGERGASVSGGQRARINLARAIYRDADVYLLDDPLSAVDTRVGRQLFEECIISFLKGKTRILVTHQLQYLRQADSVIVLDHGAVKYQGSYEELVHSSIHLLACQKSEKSDEDKEVEECDEVDTESNKATPVGMNGGDRMTKNCENIQDSRDVTEEKVERGVVSRQLIWKYFSAGGNLSSLIFITTIFIIGQLAISVTDYWVSYWTNQEAVRTKLQSYKSSANDTQYRNGTVGLQHEIDSSSQSQWFDEFGLLNVIPSIYIYAGFVISCIIFVTLRNMLFLRMCINASHNIHSEMFANLLQATMRFFNTNPSGRILNRFSKDIGTMDELLPKTMLESLQILFGTIGSFTMVALVNPWMTIPIVVICGIIYIIGLFYIRTAQDLKRFEGIAKSPVFSHVNSTLDGLPTIRSRGYLEQSLLRKEFDRLQDKHTGTWYLTVAGTAVLGLILDTCLGTFTACVCFSFILMDNETFLGGSVGLAISQSLVMTGTVQYGIRQIAEAISLMTSVERVLQYTKLPKEGPFTTGKPLPDNWPSDGRLIFKNVSMKYAENKPPALKDINIKINPGWKVGIVGRTGAGKSSLVSALFRLTEEGLDGVIELDGIDTKSVGLQELRPRISIIPQEPILFSATLRYNLDPFEQYSDTELWHSIRAVELGNVVSSLDIPVDRGGANFSVGQRQLICLARAILKNNQLLVLDEATANIDRSTDNLIQNAIRQRFATCTVLTIAHRLNTIMDSDRVLVMEEGRILEFDHPYLLLKDPNSHFSQMLQQTGKAMAHKLAKISEDSYQLSCDCRKTSDFILEVHQPLDTQ; encoded by the exons ATGGAGAGTACCGAAGAGCGACGTGATCGAAAGAATCTTGAGGAAAGATCGAACATATTCAGCCGGTTGATTTTTGG ATGGACGTTGCCGATTTTTTGGAAGGGAGCGAGGCATAATTTGACATTACAAGATCTATACGACCCTTTGAAGTCCGATGAATCCGAGAGGCTCGGGAATCGTCTGGAAAG TGAGTGGAAAAAGGAGTTGATAAAAGCAGAACGACAATTCCTTCTGATCAAAAATGGGAAAAAGCAACCGACGCCGAGACCGAGCTTGACGTGGGCGTTGATTCGGGTTCTGTGGGCCCCATACGCGATACAAGGACTGCTCATTTTCGTAAATGTGGTGGTGCTGCGTATTCTACAACCAATATTCCAGGGATGGATAATAAATTACTTTAATGATAAGGAAAAACAGATGACAAGAAATGAAGCTCTTCTCTACGCTGGCTACCTTGTCGTTGTAACTTATGGTATTATTTTCACCGGTCGTCACAACAATCTGCGTACTAGACAGATTGGGATGTGTGCCAGGGTTGCGTGCTGCTCGTTGTTATACAGAAAG ATCCTACGGCTGGATCAGACTGCGATGAACAACGCGATTGCGGGACAAGTCACCAATTTGATGAGTAACGACGTAGCCCGGCTCGATGACCTTCTGTTCTATGCTCAATACATTTGGCTCATGCCGTTCCAG GTGTTATTGATCGGATACGTGATGTGGCAGTCAGTTGGTGTGGCTTCGTTGGCAGGCATCGGCATCCTGCTAATGCATGCAATACCTTTTCAATGGTACCTTAGCAACATCAGTGCGAAACTGAGATCAGCAATTGCGCCGAGGACTGATAAGCGAGTGCAATTCATGAGCGAACTGATTTCCGGAATACAG GTAGTCAAAATGTATGCTTGGGAAAAACCATTTGAGTTCATGGTATCGAAAACTCGAGCTTTAGAGATGAAACTGATTGGCAATACCACGTACCTTACAGGAATACGTCTCAGTTTTACGGTATTGTTGGAGGAAATCACTCTTTTCGCAACGCTGATCACATTTGTTCTGGCTGGGAACACCCTTACTGCAAATAGTACTTTCGTGATATTTACACTTTTCGCCGCGCTTCAATTAACGAGCGCAACTTTCTTACCTCAAGCAATAGTCATGGCTCGCGAAACTGCTGTATCTCTAGAGAGAATAACG GATTTTTTACTCTTGAATGAAATCAAAATCCCTCAAAAAGTGAAATTGGAATCAAAACATGACCGAAAGTGTATGgaaaggataaaaaatgaatggcTCGGAAAGGGAATTGGAATCGAAATGGTTAACGCCGCTACCAACTGGGTTTACGGCTACCTGCCACCTACTTTGAGTAACGTGTCGATAGATGTGAAAAGTCAGTCGCTATCTGTTCTTGTGGGGTCAGTTGGCTCCGGGAAATCATCTCTGCTTCACCTCATATTAGGAGAGTTGAAAGTGGGAGGTGGAAGCTTCTCGTTTTACACAAGTGTAAACGGTATCAAGACTAACAAAGACAGTGGCGATATTCGTATTTCTTATGCTAGCCAAGATCCTTGGCTTTTCTCTGCCTCCATACGTGAGAATATTCTGTTCGGCCAGCCGTACGACAAAATTCGATACCACGAG GTGACACGAGTTTGTGCGCTGGTCAAAGACTTTGAACAATGGCCTAATGGTGACTCCAGCTTTATCGGGGAAAGAGGCGCGTCTGTGTCCGGAGGCCAGAGAGCCCGCATCAATTTGGCCAGAGCTATTTACAGAGATGCCGATGTCTACTTGCTCGATGATCCACTCAGTGCTGTTGATACTCGTGTAGGTCGTCAATTGTTCGAAGAATGTATCATCAGCTTCCTAAAGGGAAAAACTCGAATACTCGTTACTCATCAACTGCAATATCTTCGGCAGGCTGACAGTGTTATAGTTCTCGATCAC GGAGCAGTAAAGTACCAGGGATCATACGAAGAGCTGGTCCATTCTAGTATTCACTTATTAGCTTGCCAAAAGTCGGAGAAATCTGATGAAGACAAGGAAGTCGAAGAATGTGACGAAGTTGACACAGAGTCCAATAAG GCAACACCTGTAGGTATGAACGGCGGTGATAGGATGACGAAAAACTGTGAAAACATTCAAGATTCCAGGGATGTCACCGAGGAAAAGGTGGAGAGGGGTGTTGTGTCGCGCCAATTAATCTGGAAGTATTTTTCGGCCGGCGGTAATCTGTCCTCGCTGATTTTCATCACGACAATTTTCATAATCGGGCAACTGGCAATAAGCGTGACCGATTACTGGGTATCATACTGGACCAACCAAGAGGCCGTCAGAACTAAGTTACAGTCCTACAAATCCAGTGCAAACGATACGCAGTATCGTAACGGTACCGTAGGCCTTCAGCACGAGATTGACTCTTCATCCCAATCGCAGTGGTTTGATGAATTCGGGCTACTAAATGTGATTCcgagtatatatatttacgcaGGGTTTGTCATCAGCTGCATTATTTTCGTTACACTGCGTAACATGCTTTTTTTAAGAATGTGTATTAATGCCAGTCACAATATACACAGTGAAATGTTCGCCAACCTCTTGCAGGCCACCATGAGATTCTTCAATACTAATCCATCTG gAAGGATACTTAATAGGTTCTCAAAGGACATTGGCACAATGGATGAACTGCTGCCCAAGACCATGTTGGAATCACTTCAAATTTTGTTCGGGACGATCGGATCTTTTACGATGGTGGCCCTAGTCAATCCGTGGATGACCATTCCTATAGTTGTAATTTGTGGAATCATTTACATAATCGGGCTATTCTATATTCGAACAGCGCAAGACCTGAAACGGTTCGAAGGAATTG CGAAGAGCCCCGTGTTTTCACACGTCAATTCAACTCTGGATGGGCTACCGACAATACGGAGCAGAGGTTATTTAGAGCAATCACTACTGCGGAAAGAATTCGATCGTCTGCAGGACAAACATACTGGGACCTGGTATCTTACTGTTGCGGGAACCGCCGTATTGGGACTGATACTTGATACTTGTTTGGGCACTTTTACTGCTTGTGTATGCTTTTCGTTCATCCTCATGGACAATG AAACTTTTCTTGGAGGATCTGTGGGACTCGCTATTTCTCAATCTCTAGTCATGACTGGGACGGTCCAATACGGAATACGACAGATTGCCGAAGCGATCTCGCTGATGACTTCGGTCGAAAGAGTCTTACAGTACACAAAACTACCCAAGGAGGGTCCGTTTACTACTGGAAAACCTCTTCCGGACAATTGGCCTTCTGATGGTCGATTGATCTTTAAAAACGTCAGCATGAAATATGCCGAGAATAAACCACCAGCTTTGAAG GATATCAACATCAAAATAAATCCTGGGTGGAAAGTTGGCATTGTGGGAAGAACTGGAGCTGGTAAATCTTCCCTGGTATCGGCGCTATTTCGTTTAACCGAGGAGGGATTGGATGGTGTAATAGAATTAGATGGGATTGACACGAAATCAGTAGGGCTGCAAGAGTTACGTCCACGAATCTCGATAATCCCTCAGGAGCCAATTTTGTTCTCGGCAACTCTCCGCTACAACTTGGACCCCTTTGAACAATACTCAGACACCGAGCTTTGGCACAGCATCCGTGCAGTGGAACTTGGAAATGTGGTTTCATCCCTGGACATTCCAGTTGACAGAGGTGGAGCCAACTTCAGCGTTGGGCAACGCCAGTTAATCTGCCTGGCCAGAGCCATCCTCAAGAACAATCAGCTACTCGTGCTTGACGAAGCCACTGCAAATATTGATCGTAG CACCGACAATTTGATTCAAAACGCCATAAGACAAAGATTCGCAACCTGTACGGTTTTGACGATAGCCCATCGATTGAATACGATAATGGACAGTGACCGAGTGTTGGTTATGGAAGAAGGCCGAATCCTG GAATTCGATCATCCATATTTGCTGTTGAAAGATCCGAATAGTCACTTTTCGCAAATGCTCCAACAAACTGGGAAAGCGATGGCACACAAGCTTGCCAAAATTTCTGAAGATAGCTATCAACTGAGCTGTGACTGCCGGAAGACATCGGATTTCATTCTCGAAGTTCATCAACCACTGGATACGCAATAA
- the LOC124306449 gene encoding ATP-binding cassette subfamily C member 4-like isoform X6, which yields MNNAIAGQVTNLMSNDVARLDDLLFYAQYIWLMPFQVLLIGYVMWQSVGVASLAGIGILLMHAIPFQWYLSNISAKLRSAIAPRTDKRVQFMSELISGIQVVKMYAWEKPFEFMVSKTRALEMKLIGNTTYLTGIRLSFTVLLEEITLFATLITFVLAGNTLTANSTFVIFTLFAALQLTSATFLPQAIVMARETAVSLERITDFLLLNEIKIPQKVKLESKHDRKCMERIKNEWLGKGIGIEMVNAATNWVYGYLPPTLSNVSIDVKSQSLSVLVGSVGSGKSSLLHLILGELKVGGGSFSFYTSVNGIKTNKDSGDIRISYASQDPWLFSASIRENILFGQPYDKIRYHEVTRVCALVKDFEQWPNGDSSFIGERGASVSGGQRARINLARAIYRDADVYLLDDPLSAVDTRVGRQLFEECIISFLKGKTRILVTHQLQYLRQADSVIVLDHGAVKYQGSYEELVHSSIHLLACQKSEKSDEDKEVEECDEVDTESNKATPVGMNGGDRMTKNCENIQDSRDVTEEKVERGVVSRQLIWKYFSAGGNLSSLIFITTIFIIGQLAISVTDYWVSYWTNQEAVRTKLQSYKSSANDTQYRNGTVGLQHEIDSSSQSQWFDEFGLLNVIPSIYIYAGFVISCIIFVTLRNMLFLRMCINASHNIHSEMFANLLQATMRFFNTNPSGRILNRFSKDIGTMDELLPKTMLESLQILFGTIGSFTMVALVNPWMTIPIVVICGIIYIIGLFYIRTAQDLKRFEGIAKSPVFSHVNSTLDGLPTIRSRGYLEQSLLRKEFDRLQDKHTGTWYLTVAGTAVLGLILDTCLGTFTACVCFSFILMDNETFLGGSVGLAISQSLVMTGTVQYGIRQIAEAISLMTSVERVLQYTKLPKEGPFTTGKPLPDNWPSDGRLIFKNVSMKYAENKPPALKDINIKINPGWKVGIVGRTGAGKSSLVSALFRLTEEGLDGVIELDGIDTKSVGLQELRPRISIIPQEPILFSATLRYNLDPFEQYSDTELWHSIRAVELGNVVSSLDIPVDRGGANFSVGQRQLICLARAILKNNQLLVLDEATANIDRSTDNLIQNAIRQRFATCTVLTIAHRLNTIMDSDRVLVMEEGRILEFDHPYLLLKDPNSHFSQMLQQTGKAMAHKLAKISEDSYQLSCDCRKTSDFILEVHQPLDTQ from the exons ATGAACAACGCGATTGCGGGACAAGTCACCAATTTGATGAGTAACGACGTAGCCCGGCTCGATGACCTTCTGTTCTATGCTCAATACATTTGGCTCATGCCGTTCCAG GTGTTATTGATCGGATACGTGATGTGGCAGTCAGTTGGTGTGGCTTCGTTGGCAGGCATCGGCATCCTGCTAATGCATGCAATACCTTTTCAATGGTACCTTAGCAACATCAGTGCGAAACTGAGATCAGCAATTGCGCCGAGGACTGATAAGCGAGTGCAATTCATGAGCGAACTGATTTCCGGAATACAG GTAGTCAAAATGTATGCTTGGGAAAAACCATTTGAGTTCATGGTATCGAAAACTCGAGCTTTAGAGATGAAACTGATTGGCAATACCACGTACCTTACAGGAATACGTCTCAGTTTTACGGTATTGTTGGAGGAAATCACTCTTTTCGCAACGCTGATCACATTTGTTCTGGCTGGGAACACCCTTACTGCAAATAGTACTTTCGTGATATTTACACTTTTCGCCGCGCTTCAATTAACGAGCGCAACTTTCTTACCTCAAGCAATAGTCATGGCTCGCGAAACTGCTGTATCTCTAGAGAGAATAACG GATTTTTTACTCTTGAATGAAATCAAAATCCCTCAAAAAGTGAAATTGGAATCAAAACATGACCGAAAGTGTATGgaaaggataaaaaatgaatggcTCGGAAAGGGAATTGGAATCGAAATGGTTAACGCCGCTACCAACTGGGTTTACGGCTACCTGCCACCTACTTTGAGTAACGTGTCGATAGATGTGAAAAGTCAGTCGCTATCTGTTCTTGTGGGGTCAGTTGGCTCCGGGAAATCATCTCTGCTTCACCTCATATTAGGAGAGTTGAAAGTGGGAGGTGGAAGCTTCTCGTTTTACACAAGTGTAAACGGTATCAAGACTAACAAAGACAGTGGCGATATTCGTATTTCTTATGCTAGCCAAGATCCTTGGCTTTTCTCTGCCTCCATACGTGAGAATATTCTGTTCGGCCAGCCGTACGACAAAATTCGATACCACGAG GTGACACGAGTTTGTGCGCTGGTCAAAGACTTTGAACAATGGCCTAATGGTGACTCCAGCTTTATCGGGGAAAGAGGCGCGTCTGTGTCCGGAGGCCAGAGAGCCCGCATCAATTTGGCCAGAGCTATTTACAGAGATGCCGATGTCTACTTGCTCGATGATCCACTCAGTGCTGTTGATACTCGTGTAGGTCGTCAATTGTTCGAAGAATGTATCATCAGCTTCCTAAAGGGAAAAACTCGAATACTCGTTACTCATCAACTGCAATATCTTCGGCAGGCTGACAGTGTTATAGTTCTCGATCAC GGAGCAGTAAAGTACCAGGGATCATACGAAGAGCTGGTCCATTCTAGTATTCACTTATTAGCTTGCCAAAAGTCGGAGAAATCTGATGAAGACAAGGAAGTCGAAGAATGTGACGAAGTTGACACAGAGTCCAATAAG GCAACACCTGTAGGTATGAACGGCGGTGATAGGATGACGAAAAACTGTGAAAACATTCAAGATTCCAGGGATGTCACCGAGGAAAAGGTGGAGAGGGGTGTTGTGTCGCGCCAATTAATCTGGAAGTATTTTTCGGCCGGCGGTAATCTGTCCTCGCTGATTTTCATCACGACAATTTTCATAATCGGGCAACTGGCAATAAGCGTGACCGATTACTGGGTATCATACTGGACCAACCAAGAGGCCGTCAGAACTAAGTTACAGTCCTACAAATCCAGTGCAAACGATACGCAGTATCGTAACGGTACCGTAGGCCTTCAGCACGAGATTGACTCTTCATCCCAATCGCAGTGGTTTGATGAATTCGGGCTACTAAATGTGATTCcgagtatatatatttacgcaGGGTTTGTCATCAGCTGCATTATTTTCGTTACACTGCGTAACATGCTTTTTTTAAGAATGTGTATTAATGCCAGTCACAATATACACAGTGAAATGTTCGCCAACCTCTTGCAGGCCACCATGAGATTCTTCAATACTAATCCATCTG gAAGGATACTTAATAGGTTCTCAAAGGACATTGGCACAATGGATGAACTGCTGCCCAAGACCATGTTGGAATCACTTCAAATTTTGTTCGGGACGATCGGATCTTTTACGATGGTGGCCCTAGTCAATCCGTGGATGACCATTCCTATAGTTGTAATTTGTGGAATCATTTACATAATCGGGCTATTCTATATTCGAACAGCGCAAGACCTGAAACGGTTCGAAGGAATTG CGAAGAGCCCCGTGTTTTCACACGTCAATTCAACTCTGGATGGGCTACCGACAATACGGAGCAGAGGTTATTTAGAGCAATCACTACTGCGGAAAGAATTCGATCGTCTGCAGGACAAACATACTGGGACCTGGTATCTTACTGTTGCGGGAACCGCCGTATTGGGACTGATACTTGATACTTGTTTGGGCACTTTTACTGCTTGTGTATGCTTTTCGTTCATCCTCATGGACAATG AAACTTTTCTTGGAGGATCTGTGGGACTCGCTATTTCTCAATCTCTAGTCATGACTGGGACGGTCCAATACGGAATACGACAGATTGCCGAAGCGATCTCGCTGATGACTTCGGTCGAAAGAGTCTTACAGTACACAAAACTACCCAAGGAGGGTCCGTTTACTACTGGAAAACCTCTTCCGGACAATTGGCCTTCTGATGGTCGATTGATCTTTAAAAACGTCAGCATGAAATATGCCGAGAATAAACCACCAGCTTTGAAG GATATCAACATCAAAATAAATCCTGGGTGGAAAGTTGGCATTGTGGGAAGAACTGGAGCTGGTAAATCTTCCCTGGTATCGGCGCTATTTCGTTTAACCGAGGAGGGATTGGATGGTGTAATAGAATTAGATGGGATTGACACGAAATCAGTAGGGCTGCAAGAGTTACGTCCACGAATCTCGATAATCCCTCAGGAGCCAATTTTGTTCTCGGCAACTCTCCGCTACAACTTGGACCCCTTTGAACAATACTCAGACACCGAGCTTTGGCACAGCATCCGTGCAGTGGAACTTGGAAATGTGGTTTCATCCCTGGACATTCCAGTTGACAGAGGTGGAGCCAACTTCAGCGTTGGGCAACGCCAGTTAATCTGCCTGGCCAGAGCCATCCTCAAGAACAATCAGCTACTCGTGCTTGACGAAGCCACTGCAAATATTGATCGTAG CACCGACAATTTGATTCAAAACGCCATAAGACAAAGATTCGCAACCTGTACGGTTTTGACGATAGCCCATCGATTGAATACGATAATGGACAGTGACCGAGTGTTGGTTATGGAAGAAGGCCGAATCCTG GAATTCGATCATCCATATTTGCTGTTGAAAGATCCGAATAGTCACTTTTCGCAAATGCTCCAACAAACTGGGAAAGCGATGGCACACAAGCTTGCCAAAATTTCTGAAGATAGCTATCAACTGAGCTGTGACTGCCGGAAGACATCGGATTTCATTCTCGAAGTTCATCAACCACTGGATACGCAATAA